Proteins from a single region of Antechinus flavipes isolate AdamAnt ecotype Samford, QLD, Australia chromosome 2, AdamAnt_v2, whole genome shotgun sequence:
- the BHLHE23 gene encoding class E basic helix-loop-helix protein 23, producing MSVGRGDLFQGSRELPEKAMAELKSLSGDTYLALTQSYTTAAFPYGSVRGAEAHRGYNTSPAGDFHGTPLAKGGAAESSGEQSGDEEDAFEPRKRSPGFDTDAKLKAGTLAKKPKEQRSLRLSINARERRRMHDLNDALDGLRSVIPYAHSPSVRKLSKIATLLLAKNYILMQAQALEEMRRLVAYLNQGQSLTGPIPATLTPFGQAAVYPFSGTALAACPEKCAAFSGTPSALCKHCNEKP from the coding sequence ATGAGTGTGGGGAGAGGCGACCTTTTCCAGGGCTCCAGGGAGCTCCCTGAGAAGGCAATGGCGGAGCTCAAGTCTCTGTCCGGAGACACCTACTTAGCTTTAACCCAGAGCTACACAACTGCCGCTTTCCCTTATGGCTCTGTCCGCGGTGCTGAAGCGCACCGAGGTTACAATACATCGCCTGCGGGAGACTTTCATGGGACTCCTCTGGCCAAAGGAGGAGCAGCCGAGAGCAGCGGAGAGCAGAGCGGTGATGAGGAGGACGCCTTTGAACCTAGGAAAAGGAGCCCTGGGTTCGACACCGATGCCAAACTCAAGGCGGGGACCCTGGCCAAGAAACCCAAAGAACAGCGCTCCTTGCGCTTAAGTATCAATGCCCGAGAGCGGAGACGTATGCACGACCTGAACGACGCACTGGATGGACTCAGGTCGGTCATTCCCTACGCTCACAGCCCTTCTGTgaggaaattatccaaaattGCTACTCTTCTCCTAGCGAAGAACTACATCTTGATGCAGGCCCAGGCTCTTGAGGAGATGCGACGACTGGTAGCCTATTTGAATCAGGGTCAGAGCCTCACCGGCCCTATTCCAGCCACATTGACTCCCTTTGGCCAGGCTGCAGTATATCCGTTCTCAGGTACAGCACTGGCCGCCTGTCCCGAGAAATGTGCTGCCTTCTCGGGTACTCCTTCTGCTCTTTGTAAGCATTGTAACGAGAAGCCGTGA